One window of the Endomicrobium proavitum genome contains the following:
- a CDS encoding DUF4190 domain-containing protein, which translates to MNIASFVLGLVSFLGGSLLCGVPPILGIIFGAIGLSRKEDNRNLGIAGIILSALSVIGWVLIYFFFIAAMVAAGAANSH; encoded by the coding sequence ATGAACATAGCGTCTTTTGTTTTGGGGCTTGTAAGTTTCTTGGGCGGGTCGCTTTTGTGCGGCGTGCCGCCGATTTTAGGAATTATTTTCGGGGCGATAGGTTTAAGCAGAAAAGAGGATAACAGAAATTTGGGAATTGCCGGAATAATTTTGTCGGCTCTCAGCGTTATCGGCTGGGTTTTAATATATTTCTTTTTTATAGCGGCAATGGTTGCGGCAGGCGCGGCAAATTCGCATTAA